Proteins encoded within one genomic window of Acinetobacter sp. WCHA55:
- a CDS encoding MoaD/ThiS family protein: MTQELNNMIRVKIEAFGAIERQLPPNLMLQCEPDSSVTMVLKDVVAQYPAVHTLLERCACAIGEDIIPRQTILSRDCTLVLLSPVAGG, encoded by the coding sequence ATGACTCAGGAATTAAACAACATGATTAGGGTAAAGATTGAAGCTTTTGGTGCGATAGAACGCCAGTTGCCACCTAATTTAATGCTGCAATGTGAGCCTGATTCATCAGTGACGATGGTTTTAAAGGATGTCGTTGCTCAATACCCAGCTGTCCACACATTATTGGAGCGCTGTGCCTGTGCAATCGGTGAAGATATTATTCCACGGCAGACCATCTTAAGCCGAGATTGTACTTTGGTGTTGTTGTCCCCTGTAGCAGGAGGTTGA
- a CDS encoding molybdenum cofactor biosynthesis protein MoaE, giving the protein MALKQFSRIQIVAFTQNDFDGIQHFPECGGIGIFIGTVRNHHQGKAVKALKYTAYAPVAEKMIRQIEQEIQLKYGVSYVRVVHRIGALDIGDTAIIAIAYAAHRREAFQACEEAVERVKHEVPVWKEEFYVDGTSQYVEGCCIRTDHEAPKLHSHEHCGHAHVHP; this is encoded by the coding sequence ATGGCGTTGAAACAATTTTCGCGGATTCAAATAGTGGCTTTTACCCAAAATGACTTTGATGGCATCCAACATTTTCCTGAGTGTGGTGGCATTGGCATATTCATTGGTACGGTGCGGAATCATCATCAAGGTAAAGCTGTAAAAGCGTTAAAATATACCGCTTATGCACCTGTGGCTGAAAAAATGATTCGTCAAATTGAACAAGAAATCCAATTAAAATATGGTGTGTCTTATGTGCGGGTGGTGCATCGCATTGGTGCTTTAGATATTGGCGATACTGCCATTATTGCGATAGCTTACGCTGCGCACCGTCGTGAAGCTTTTCAAGCGTGTGAGGAAGCGGTAGAACGGGTAAAACATGAAGTTCCTGTCTGGAAAGAGGAATTTTATGTAGACGGTACCAGTCAGTATGTAGAGGGTTGCTGTATTCGAACAGATCATGAGGCGCCAAAACTTCATAGCCATGAGCATTGCGGGCATGCACATGTTCATCCTTAG
- the cysS gene encoding cysteine--tRNA ligase: MQPFVLYNSEQRKKVEFVPRVEGHIDMYVCGMTVYDYCHIGHARVMVAFDYIIRFLRSQGWSVKYVRNITDIDDKIIKRANENGESITQLTDRFIQAMNEDAENLGCLHPDEAPRATDYIDQMQSMIGNLVEKGTAYPSANGDVYFQVEKFAKYGRLSGRKLEDMQAGASERVDVEVEKKHPFDFVLWKHAKENEPAWASPWGKGRPGWHIECSAMSTCCLGNHFDIHGGGSDLMFPHHENEIAQSEASTGEQYVNYWMHVGFINVDGEKMSKSLGNFFTIRDVMDKFHPEVIRYFIVSSHYRSPVNFSDVALKEAKTALSRFYHSFKAYQQAYGDTQIHTLDEILLERFNSAMRDDFNTAEAIAVLFEVNKELNRTVKEQQAEQAAIYYATLRHLTNILGLVQHNVEEFLKSDIGQEALALSEEQIEDLIQQRQDAKKAKEFAKADEIRQSLLDQGVVLEDTRQGTIWRRVD, translated from the coding sequence ATGCAACCATTTGTTCTATATAACTCAGAGCAACGCAAAAAAGTAGAATTCGTACCTCGTGTTGAGGGGCATATTGATATGTATGTCTGCGGTATGACGGTGTATGACTACTGTCATATTGGACATGCGCGCGTGATGGTTGCATTTGACTATATTATTCGCTTCCTGCGTAGCCAAGGTTGGAGCGTTAAATATGTACGTAACATTACCGACATTGACGACAAAATCATTAAACGCGCTAATGAAAATGGCGAGTCGATTACACAGCTGACAGACCGCTTTATTCAAGCCATGAATGAAGATGCTGAAAATCTAGGCTGCCTACATCCAGATGAAGCACCGCGTGCAACGGATTATATTGATCAAATGCAAAGCATGATTGGTAATTTGGTTGAAAAGGGTACAGCTTATCCATCTGCCAATGGTGATGTGTATTTCCAAGTGGAAAAATTCGCCAAGTATGGTCGTCTTTCAGGTCGAAAACTCGAAGATATGCAAGCGGGTGCATCTGAGCGTGTCGATGTTGAAGTTGAAAAAAAACATCCCTTTGACTTTGTACTTTGGAAACATGCCAAAGAAAATGAACCTGCATGGGCTTCGCCGTGGGGCAAAGGTCGTCCGGGCTGGCATATTGAATGTTCTGCGATGTCGACTTGCTGCCTAGGTAACCATTTTGACATTCATGGTGGTGGTTCGGACTTGATGTTCCCGCACCATGAAAATGAAATTGCACAGTCTGAGGCTTCAACTGGCGAGCAATATGTCAACTACTGGATGCATGTCGGTTTCATCAACGTTGACGGCGAGAAAATGTCGAAGTCATTGGGCAATTTCTTTACCATTCGTGATGTGATGGATAAGTTCCACCCTGAAGTGATTCGCTACTTCATTGTGTCATCACACTATCGTAGCCCTGTGAACTTCTCTGATGTTGCTTTAAAAGAAGCAAAAACAGCACTGTCTCGCTTCTATCATTCATTCAAGGCTTATCAACAAGCCTATGGCGATACACAAATCCATACCTTAGATGAAATATTGCTTGAGCGTTTCAACAGTGCCATGCGTGATGACTTCAATACTGCTGAAGCCATTGCGGTATTGTTTGAAGTGAACAAAGAATTGAACCGTACCGTGAAGGAGCAGCAAGCGGAACAAGCAGCGATTTACTATGCAACTTTGCGTCATTTAACCAATATTCTAGGTTTGGTTCAGCACAATGTTGAAGAGTTCCTGAAGTCTGACATTGGGCAAGAGGCTTTGGCTTTGTCTGAAGAGCAAATTGAAGATTTGATTCAGCAACGTCAAGATGCGAAAAAAGCCAAAGAGTTTGCCAAAGCGGATGAAATTCGTCAGTCCTTGTTAGATCAGGGTGTGGTTTTGGAAGACACGCGTCAAGGGACAATTTGGCGCCGTGTTGATTAA